Genomic DNA from Acidimicrobiia bacterium:
GCCGGATTCACCAAGAACGGCGTGAACTTCCATTACCGCCGCCCCAACGGACGGTACGAGCTGGTCGATGGAGAGCGTAAGGCGTGGGACTTGACAAAGTCGGTGAAGGAGCGCTGGCCGAACACTGCTGACCCTGTTCGAGCGAACCTCGAGCTGACTGCGTCGTTGAGGAACAAGGTCGAACATCGATACGAGCGCGGCCTCCAAGTGGTGAGCTACGGGTTCACACAAGCGCTCACCCTCAACTTGGAGAACGAACTCGTGGACGAGTTCGGCCCGAACTACTCGATGGCCGACCGCGTCCACCTCCCAGTGTCGTTGTCGGCGTTCACCCGGGAGGGTGCCGCAGCGATGGTGGCTGCGCAGGCCCAACTTCCGGAGCGGCTCCGCGATTGGATCATCGACTACCGCGCTGGGCTCGACGAGTCCGTTAGGACTAGCAAGGCGTTTGAATTCCGCATCGAGATCACCCAGAAGCGATCGCCGACCAGCGAAGCAGATCTAGCAGTTGAGTTCGTGCGTCTCGACGACCTGACCCTCGAGGAGGTTCAGGCCTACGAGGCGTTGGAGCGGACCGGACGGGTCATCATACGGGACAAGCTGTTACCCGACCCAGGGTGGATGCGCCCTTCGCAAGCAGCCGCGGAGATCCAAGCCCAGATCGGCTACCGATTCAAGCCGTCGGCCGAATTCCCAAAGGCGTGGAAGCACTACAAGGTGCGACCACCTTCTTCGGCCGCCGGTGAGGCCCGGCATAAGACGGATCTGAAGTACTGCAGATGGAATCGGTCGTTCGAACAGTACGAGTACAACAAGGCTTTCGTCGCGAAGGTGGTCGACGAATGCACCACAGCCGACGGATTCGAGCACGTCATCGGGTGGCAGCCGAAGCCGATCCCACCTGTGTAGAGGTACCGTCGCCACCCGATCGTCATCGCTCGGCTGACGATTCGTCGGTACTGGTTCAACGACGCGTCAGTCACCCGACACGTGAGCGTCCAGGGTGCTCGACAGTGGCCCCTGGGCCCACTGGCTCACGGCCGTCCCGGACACCGTGAAGTACGCCGCCGTCCCATAACCTCGTGCGTAGTGACAGCGGTCTGTTCCACCAATCGCCGGGTGCTAGTCGAGATCAACGCCGAGCACAGACTCCGCAATCTTGGCCGCCACCTCACCTAGTGAGGAGTCCGAGGTTGAAAGGCCGGCACGCGATGCGAGAAGAGGACTCTCCGCACGGAGTTCGTCATACGTCACGTCGTCGCTCACGGGAATCACGCGGTCGGTCGCTAGCAAGGCGCCCAACTCCTTGTCGGCGAAGCCACCGTTTCGGAGTGCGACCAGCATGTTTGGCGTCACGAGCACGATCCCGACGCGACTGACCCGAAGGCCGGCGTCAAGCTGGCGGGCAAGGCTCCTACCGAGTACGACCTCCCGCTCGCTGAACCAGACATCCACACTGAGACTGCTCAGCGCTTCAAACAGATCCGTTGCGGCCCCGGTCCGATCAGCCCACGCATGGCACAAGAAAACGTCTCGCTCGCGCTCAACGTCGGCGTTGACGACATCGCGCACATGGTCGAGGAAACTGCTTTCAGGCTGTGTATACGTCAGTCGGCTTGTTCGCCTAGGTATCGGTCGCTGCGCACCAGGTGGACTCAAGGAACTCGTTTGGACGACGGACGGGTGCGAAACGACTTGGTGCTTGACAGTCCTCGTAATAGTGATCCGCCGCGTCTGCTTGATTCTGATGGTGCCAATTCGACGTCTCTGAGCCATGCGGCATTATGCCACGTCGAACACATGTTTGGTAGGCGTGACACCGAGCAGGCCTGCCAACCCTTCGGACGGTCTTGTCGACTTCGCGTGGGCGGGCGAACCTTCGGCCGTCGGCTTGGGAACACCAGGACCGGCGTCAGGATGATTCGGGTCCATTCTGCACGTTCGAGTGCCGCGCCGCCCGGCCCGTCGGTGATGGGGTCGGTGCCGCAAGGTCAGCTTTGCGGAGAGCACCGCTCGATATCCGAATACACCCTCGCCCTTGTCTCAGAGCGCCCGGAATGGGACCGCCCAAAAGAACTCGGGTCCGGGCATCAGGGCGACCGACTGGCAACTCAGAGGCAGTCAGCTGTATGTGCACCGCAACGCCATCTACTGACGGCGTCTGGGAAGATCGTCGTGTCCGGTCCTCGAACCGATCCCGTGCGGCGAGGCGGCCCATCGCACCAATCCGCCACCCGCGCGGTCGCCCTGGCCCTATTCAAACCTCACCAAACCGGGCGTCATACGCCACGGCAATGCTCTCAATGAACTCCTCCCAACGGAGGCCGCTCGCCACCGGTGGCAGGTCCGGCTCGATGGCGCCAGTCTCGCGGTCGAAGGCAACGACTGCGATCCCCTCGAGGAGGTGCGGCGCATCTCCCTCGGTCTCCCGACCGCCGGCTCTCATGAAGCGGGCAACCGCGCGGGAAACAAGGTGGCTCGTTGACTTCCAATCGGTGTCTGAACCCGATTTCACGCGCTCGGTCGTGGGAAGAGTCAGGATTCCACCGACCACTGCGAACGGGAACTTCAGGTGGATGTTGACGGCGAACGTCCTGACGTCGCCGAATCGATTCCATATCGCACGGCCGACCGCCAGGTGAACCGGCTTGATCTCGACAGCAAGCGTCAATCCGTGGATCTCGGAGATCTCGGACACATCGGCCTTAACGCTCCGCAAGCCACCGCCAACCTCCCTCTCGCCTGCTACTGCTCGGTCGAGGCCCAAGCCGTGATCTCGGAGATCACCAAGAGTGACCTCAGCCAGGGCGTTTGACAGCCTGATTTGCGCGGCCTTCCCCTTGTCTCCGCCGAGCTCGGTCGCGTTGCGGATGTATTCGGCGGATGCCCTGCAGTAGTCCTCGATAGTGGGGCGCTCTCGCCCGACTAGACCATCCACGAGATCGAGGCCTGTCGGTTCGGGCGCTCTAGTCATCGTCTCATCCGATCAGGTCAAGAGCGGTCTGCGCTTTTGTACCCAGGGTGGCCTCGACCCGATTGACGGACATGGCGAAGTACTCCGGATCCACTTCGATGCCGATGCTGTTGCGGCCGCACGCAGCGGCTGCGGCGGCGGTAGTTCCGGTACCGACGAATGGGTCGAGCACAGTGTCGCCGACAAACGAGAACATCCGGATCAAGCGGTGGGCAAGTGATAATGGGAACGGTGCCGGGTGGCTCGCCGTGGACGCTCCTCCGAGCGTCCACACCTGCTGGAACCAGTTCGCGTGATCGGTTGCAGGGATGACCGACAGCAGCCGGGTTGCGAGGTCGGGTTTGCGGTATCCACCTGGCTTCCGCTGGAACAAGATGTACTCGACGTCATTCTTGACGACGCCGTTCGGCTCGAACGGCTTGCCGAAGAAACCGCCCGGTCCCATCTCATATTGGGCGTTGGCGATCTTGTACCAGATGATCGGCGCCAGGTTGTCGAAGCCAACGTGACGGCACCGCTCCTGAATGCTTGCGTGGAGAGGAAACACCAGATGCCGACCGTAGGCGCGCCGTGACACGTTCACGTCACCGACCACAACTATGAGCCGTCCACCCGGTACCAGCGCTCGATATGCGCGCCGCCACACATGGTCGAGCTCGTCGAGGAACTGCTCGTAGTCGGCCACGTCGCCGAGCTGGTCGTCGTGGTCGTTGTACTTCTTGAGTGTCCAGTACGGAGGAGAGGTCAGCACCAGGTCCACGCTCTCGTCCTCAATCTCAACTTGCCGGCTGTCCGCGTGGTAGAGCAAGTGTTTGGTCTCGAGACCACTGACTACATGCTCGATCTGGGCGCATGCAGCG
This window encodes:
- a CDS encoding DUF3644 domain-containing protein; its protein translation is MARRPRWHHMAMAGREEALQAVEIHNSPLSPRPLEGFLVHMHIAWLYVLHAGFTKNGVNFHYRRPNGRYELVDGERKAWDLTKSVKERWPNTADPVRANLELTASLRNKVEHRYERGLQVVSYGFTQALTLNLENELVDEFGPNYSMADRVHLPVSLSAFTREGAAAMVAAQAQLPERLRDWIIDYRAGLDESVRTSKAFEFRIEITQKRSPTSEADLAVEFVRLDDLTLEEVQAYEALERTGRVIIRDKLLPDPGWMRPSQAAAEIQAQIGYRFKPSAEFPKAWKHYKVRPPSSAAGEARHKTDLKYCRWNRSFEQYEYNKAFVAKVVDECTTADGFEHVIGWQPKPIPPV
- a CDS encoding toll/interleukin-1 receptor domain-containing protein, with protein sequence MRDVVNADVERERDVFLCHAWADRTGAATDLFEALSSLSVDVWFSEREVVLGRSLARQLDAGLRVSRVGIVLVTPNMLVALRNGGFADKELGALLATDRVIPVSDDVTYDELRAESPLLASRAGLSTSDSSLGEVAAKIAESVLGVDLD
- a CDS encoding site-specific DNA-methyltransferase, with the protein product MAPPTLLQQIVEEPQKAIPAIAKDPAACAQIEHVVSGLETKHLLYHADSRQVEIEDESVDLVLTSPPYWTLKKYNDHDDQLGDVADYEQFLDELDHVWRRAYRALVPGGRLIVVVGDVNVSRRAYGRHLVFPLHASIQERCRHVGFDNLAPIIWYKIANAQYEMGPGGFFGKPFEPNGVVKNDVEYILFQRKPGGYRKPDLATRLLSVIPATDHANWFQQVWTLGGASTASHPAPFPLSLAHRLIRMFSFVGDTVLDPFVGTGTTAAAAAACGRNSIGIEVDPEYFAMSVNRVEATLGTKAQTALDLIG